The Haloarchaeobius amylolyticus genome window below encodes:
- a CDS encoding geranylgeranylglycerol-phosphate geranylgeranyltransferase, with protein sequence MSVHDRVSGLVELTRPVNAVVAGVLTFIGAFVAVGGDVTTTAGGLTAPAVRTAAAAVTTVLAAGGGNVINDYFDRDIDRINAPDRPIPRGAVSPRGALVFSVVLFGVAAAFALVLPPLAIGIAVFNLVALWVYTEWFKGTPGFGNLLVAYLGGSTFLFGGAAVGNPAASATLFALAALSTVSREIIKDVEDIEGDREEGLRTLPLAIGERRALVLATGALVVAVLASPIPFLRETLGVAYLVAVAPADALMLYAAYESFSDPTASQNHLKYGMFVAAAAFIVGRVAVLLG encoded by the coding sequence ATGAGTGTGCACGACCGGGTCTCCGGACTGGTCGAGTTGACCCGGCCGGTGAACGCCGTCGTCGCCGGTGTCCTCACCTTCATCGGGGCGTTCGTGGCCGTCGGTGGCGACGTGACGACGACCGCGGGTGGGCTGACCGCGCCGGCCGTCAGGACCGCGGCGGCGGCCGTCACCACCGTCCTGGCCGCGGGTGGTGGCAACGTCATCAACGACTACTTCGACCGGGACATCGACCGGATCAACGCGCCGGACCGCCCGATTCCGCGGGGGGCAGTCAGCCCTCGCGGGGCGCTGGTGTTCAGCGTCGTACTGTTCGGGGTCGCGGCGGCGTTCGCGCTCGTCCTCCCGCCGCTGGCCATCGGTATCGCGGTGTTCAACCTCGTCGCACTGTGGGTCTACACGGAGTGGTTCAAGGGGACACCCGGCTTCGGGAACCTGCTGGTGGCGTACCTCGGCGGGAGCACCTTCCTGTTCGGCGGGGCGGCGGTCGGGAACCCGGCTGCCTCGGCGACGCTGTTCGCCCTCGCCGCGCTCTCGACCGTGAGCCGCGAGATAATCAAGGACGTCGAGGACATCGAGGGCGACCGCGAGGAGGGTCTCCGGACGCTCCCGCTGGCCATCGGCGAGCGACGGGCGCTGGTCCTCGCGACGGGGGCGCTCGTGGTGGCCGTACTCGCGAGTCCGATCCCGTTCCTGCGGGAGACCCTCGGGGTCGCCTACCTCGTCGCCGTCGCCCCGGCCGACGCGTTGATGCTGTATGCGGCGTACGAGAGCTTCTCGGACCCGACCGCGAGCCAGAACCACCTCAAGTACGGGATGTTCGTCGCGGCCGCCGCGTTCATCGTCGGCCGGGTCGCCGTCCTGCTCGGCTAA
- a CDS encoding CoA-binding protein has product MPVESDAELRDILEYDTIAVVGCSSSPGKAAHDIPKYMQSNGYRIVPVNPFADEILGEKAYDSLSEVEEEVDVVDVFRPSEEVADIVDEALARDDVEVIWTQLGIRDDDAAKKAEDAGKRVVQDRCLKVEHSRLA; this is encoded by the coding sequence ATGCCAGTCGAGAGCGACGCGGAACTCCGTGACATCCTCGAGTACGACACCATCGCGGTCGTCGGCTGCTCGAGTTCGCCCGGGAAAGCGGCACACGACATCCCGAAGTACATGCAGTCGAACGGGTACCGCATCGTGCCAGTGAACCCGTTCGCCGACGAGATACTGGGCGAGAAGGCCTACGATTCCCTGAGCGAGGTCGAGGAGGAAGTCGACGTCGTCGACGTGTTCCGGCCGTCCGAGGAGGTCGCCGACATCGTGGACGAGGCGCTGGCGCGTGACGACGTGGAGGTCATCTGGACGCAACTGGGCATCCGCGACGACGACGCGGCGAAGAAGGCGGAGGACGCCGGAAAGCGGGTCGTCCAGGACAGGTGCCTCAAGGTCGAGCACTCGCGGCTCGCCTGA
- a CDS encoding RAD55 family ATPase: MYDLADVLPDAELSPGTNLLIAGPPLTGKRQIALDLLASGSKQGEGTIIVTTKDSAQKIFDQYEGLVDDVDAVDIGIVDCVTKQRGVNNVTDDARIKYASSPVDMTGIGIKLSEFLEEFYEVRGHRKNRILLHSVSTLLMYSDLQTVFRFLHVFTGRVQSADALGVYIIDSTAHDDQTMNTLKQLFDAVIEVEESDDGEPTLHTAGIPTQ, translated from the coding sequence ATGTATGACCTGGCCGACGTTCTTCCGGACGCGGAACTCTCTCCCGGCACGAACCTGCTCATCGCCGGACCGCCGCTGACGGGGAAACGACAGATCGCGTTGGACCTCCTCGCGAGTGGTTCCAAGCAGGGCGAGGGAACCATCATAGTCACCACCAAGGACAGCGCACAGAAGATCTTCGACCAGTACGAGGGGCTCGTCGACGACGTCGATGCGGTCGACATCGGCATCGTCGACTGCGTGACCAAACAGCGCGGCGTGAACAACGTCACCGACGACGCCCGTATCAAGTACGCGTCCTCGCCGGTCGACATGACCGGTATCGGTATCAAACTCTCCGAGTTCTTGGAGGAGTTCTACGAGGTACGCGGCCACCGGAAGAACCGGATCCTCCTCCACTCCGTCTCGACGCTGCTGATGTACTCAGACCTCCAGACCGTCTTCCGCTTCCTCCACGTCTTCACCGGACGCGTCCAGTCCGCGGACGCACTCGGCGTCTACATCATCGACTCCACCGCCCACGACGACCAGACGATGAACACGCTCAAGCAGCTGTTCGACGCCGTCATCGAGGTCGAGGAGAGCGACGACGGTGAACCGACGCTCCACACGGCCGGCATCCCGACGCAGTAG
- a CDS encoding DUF7289 family protein: MTSPPSPTRERRGVSPIVGLVVLMALVAIASGLILLNATTVTDSVQQGTEMRSAELTLAEASAKLRTLSYQDVGDVSSLDLTGKDTQDAKIRDDGRISFQLNGHDACRASMDLGSVIYENENGESVAYQAGGVWKNTTAGSVMVSAPSLQYRVSSDEKRPIHTLDFPVVDVEGRIDDSGEVTARKTTNRSQREAFERGLCLPVSENSTLDRVRTITITVENSTYSEAWNRYLQDELAGNILESDYYPSNGTMSYTVPLGQSIHPDEFVVGDAQVRAALWGTGTTEIKLNGDNSPHKGTTIDSYNSTVNPYPVQNGEESMIVNNGPVTLLPHAVVEGDIAADGPVDSQPNSEVYGNISYNGTAEKDGTVTGKWYSGFEYADNVIPAIDDEVTFTVDSAVLSNHNRETPVFDANYSDSVRQSGTVESGVYLTENFDVDSGESVTFDTSDGSVVVAVNRSADIQGRIEVEGDGQVRLFVMDDVTVGGEVKSLDGGNLTNDSTSFWTFARAGADVTFQQDAEYTGVVYAPGPSGETVLEGQGATGGTEVYGAVVGGQVEIEKGALLHFDEAVRTGNLDSDGDGIPDSADPNNNVSDGDLDGVPDYYDDCPDGASGATGENGCAGVDEDESKNALVVNQSKARVNVAGSVVADVEETTKQVGEREPLDVVFVIDDSGSMGSPEVNKLHNGYYEATGTYGNWSEWQSPENASYVHPGDHKWGFDVVPSGQQWEVQYLQPQYMDPDQEVLGPGRQADFRKDNGGDRDAVEQVRRRVENSSKTYQVPSGEVWLVSTDPDPDEWEIGDPSYQTEWFFPGETFESANWNYYERYSLGNDPDDEREDAMQTFIGMLNASRGDRVGVVSFTTSNSPNAEVRHDIQTAGSYFDGANTSLNLQSGGGTPMEDAIERAEQELEQGDNDKKVMVFLTDGQPDGDKDDVLDAAEDLPEDIQIQSIGLGGNTDEDLLQDMADATEGNFSQVGDSADLNETFRKIAGEVTKEKVKVIQHKNTSLSLNFGGQSVELENVSVEPDGTDTIESADISAIDVGDYFSVSATSHNCEDMTDPWENTSHDGEEYGHVTCDGINSSNPTYQSQSNASDTYHETYVDGETVPPSSEFTAGWYKDSSTPFRDVISNYESQTGLDLIDESSGTFDLGENDAIIVVRLNHGSEDTDFVVLHFDAYDTSVSYPVPPGGSNNSNDAASNSSSDNSYVVDVDKDTIEIGDNESNRIAVVPDATMPPADATLSASQPAGPSLTLHAASRARPAV, from the coding sequence ATATCGTTCCAGCTCAACGGGCACGACGCCTGCCGGGCGTCGATGGACCTCGGGTCCGTCATCTACGAGAACGAGAACGGCGAGTCCGTCGCCTACCAGGCCGGTGGTGTCTGGAAGAACACGACCGCTGGCTCGGTGATGGTCTCTGCACCGAGCCTCCAGTACCGCGTCAGTTCGGACGAGAAGCGGCCGATCCACACCCTCGACTTCCCGGTGGTGGACGTCGAGGGTCGCATCGACGACTCGGGTGAGGTCACCGCGCGCAAGACGACGAACCGGAGCCAGCGGGAGGCGTTCGAACGCGGCCTCTGTCTCCCCGTCTCCGAGAACAGCACGCTCGACCGCGTCCGGACGATCACGATAACGGTCGAGAACTCGACCTACAGCGAGGCCTGGAACCGGTACCTGCAGGACGAACTCGCGGGCAACATCCTCGAGAGCGACTACTACCCCTCGAACGGCACGATGTCCTACACGGTTCCGCTCGGCCAGAGCATCCACCCTGACGAGTTCGTCGTCGGTGATGCGCAGGTTCGAGCCGCGCTCTGGGGGACCGGAACGACCGAAATCAAACTGAACGGCGATAACTCTCCCCACAAGGGGACAACCATCGACAGTTACAATTCCACGGTGAATCCCTACCCCGTCCAGAACGGAGAGGAATCGATGATCGTGAACAACGGGCCGGTCACGCTCCTCCCTCATGCGGTCGTCGAGGGCGACATCGCGGCTGATGGGCCAGTCGATTCCCAGCCGAACTCGGAGGTCTACGGGAACATCTCCTACAACGGAACGGCAGAGAAGGACGGGACCGTCACTGGAAAGTGGTACAGTGGCTTCGAGTATGCCGACAACGTCATCCCGGCGATCGACGACGAGGTCACCTTCACCGTCGACTCGGCAGTGCTCTCGAACCACAACCGGGAGACGCCGGTGTTCGATGCGAATTACTCCGATTCGGTCCGCCAGTCGGGGACCGTCGAGTCCGGCGTCTACCTGACCGAGAACTTCGACGTCGACAGTGGCGAATCGGTCACCTTCGACACCAGTGACGGCAGCGTTGTCGTCGCGGTGAACCGGTCGGCGGACATCCAGGGCCGCATCGAGGTCGAAGGTGACGGGCAGGTTCGCCTGTTCGTGATGGACGACGTGACGGTCGGCGGGGAGGTGAAGTCCCTGGACGGCGGGAATCTAACCAACGATTCGACGAGCTTCTGGACCTTCGCACGCGCCGGTGCGGACGTCACCTTCCAGCAGGATGCTGAGTACACCGGTGTCGTCTACGCACCCGGACCGTCTGGTGAGACGGTGCTCGAAGGGCAAGGCGCCACTGGAGGCACCGAGGTCTACGGCGCGGTCGTCGGTGGACAGGTCGAGATCGAGAAGGGAGCACTCCTCCACTTCGACGAGGCGGTCCGAACCGGGAACCTCGACTCCGACGGCGACGGGATTCCGGACTCCGCCGACCCGAACAACAACGTCTCCGACGGTGACCTCGACGGTGTCCCGGACTACTACGACGACTGTCCGGACGGTGCCTCGGGCGCCACCGGTGAGAACGGCTGTGCCGGCGTCGACGAGGACGAGTCGAAGAACGCGCTCGTCGTCAACCAGTCGAAGGCGCGCGTGAACGTCGCCGGCTCGGTCGTCGCCGACGTCGAGGAGACGACGAAGCAGGTCGGCGAACGCGAACCCCTCGACGTCGTGTTCGTCATCGACGACTCCGGCTCGATGGGGAGTCCCGAGGTCAACAAGCTCCACAACGGGTACTACGAGGCGACCGGCACCTACGGGAACTGGAGCGAGTGGCAGTCTCCGGAGAACGCGTCGTACGTCCATCCGGGAGACCACAAGTGGGGCTTCGACGTCGTTCCTTCCGGTCAGCAGTGGGAGGTCCAGTACCTGCAACCACAGTACATGGACCCCGACCAGGAGGTGCTCGGTCCGGGTCGGCAGGCTGACTTCAGGAAAGACAACGGTGGCGACAGGGACGCCGTCGAGCAGGTCCGTCGGCGGGTCGAGAACAGCAGCAAGACCTACCAGGTCCCCAGCGGCGAGGTCTGGCTCGTCTCGACCGACCCCGACCCGGACGAGTGGGAGATCGGCGACCCGAGTTACCAGACCGAGTGGTTCTTCCCCGGGGAGACGTTCGAATCCGCGAACTGGAACTACTACGAGCGCTACAGCCTCGGTAACGACCCCGACGACGAGCGTGAGGACGCCATGCAGACGTTCATCGGGATGCTGAACGCGTCCCGGGGTGACCGGGTCGGTGTCGTGTCGTTCACCACGAGCAACTCCCCCAACGCGGAGGTCCGCCACGACATCCAGACCGCCGGGTCGTACTTCGACGGGGCGAACACCAGCCTGAACCTCCAGTCCGGCGGCGGGACCCCGATGGAGGACGCGATCGAACGTGCAGAGCAGGAACTGGAACAGGGCGACAACGACAAGAAGGTCATGGTGTTCCTCACCGACGGCCAGCCCGACGGTGACAAGGACGACGTCCTCGACGCGGCCGAGGACCTGCCCGAAGACATCCAGATACAGTCGATCGGACTCGGTGGCAACACCGACGAGGACCTCCTGCAGGACATGGCCGACGCGACCGAGGGGAACTTCTCGCAGGTCGGTGACTCCGCGGACCTCAACGAGACGTTCCGGAAGATCGCGGGTGAGGTGACCAAGGAGAAGGTCAAGGTCATCCAGCACAAGAACACCAGCCTCTCGCTGAACTTCGGCGGCCAGTCCGTCGAACTCGAGAACGTCAGCGTGGAACCGGACGGGACCGACACCATCGAGTCCGCCGACATCTCCGCCATCGACGTCGGGGATTACTTCTCGGTCTCGGCGACCTCGCACAACTGCGAGGACATGACCGACCCGTGGGAGAACACGTCCCACGACGGCGAGGAGTACGGGCACGTCACCTGCGACGGCATCAACAGCTCGAACCCGACCTACCAGTCGCAGTCGAACGCCTCCGACACGTACCACGAGACGTACGTCGACGGCGAGACGGTCCCGCCGTCTTCGGAGTTCACCGCGGGCTGGTACAAGGACAGTTCGACGCCGTTCCGTGACGTCATCAGCAACTACGAGAGCCAGACCGGCCTCGACCTCATCGACGAGTCGTCGGGGACGTTCGACCTCGGGGAGAACGACGCCATCATCGTCGTCAGGCTCAACCACGGCTCCGAGGACACGGACTTCGTGGTGTTGCACTTCGACGCCTACGACACCTCGGTCTCGTATCCCGTTCCGCCCGGTGGGTCGAACAACTCGAACGACGCGGCCAGCAACTCCAGTAGCGACAACAGCTACGTCGTCGACGTCGACAAGGACACCATCGAGATCGGCGACAACGAATCGAACCGCATCGCCGTCGTTCCCGACGCGACGATGCCACCGGCTGACGCCACGCTGTCGGCCAGCCAGCCGGCCGGTCCCTCGCTGACGCTCCACGCGGCCTCCCGGGCACGACCCGCGGTCTGA